Proteins encoded within one genomic window of Streptomyces kaniharaensis:
- a CDS encoding RICIN domain-containing protein, translating to MTDTAITDGLYRVRNVASGLLLGVADGSRRSGARIHHGEDTGTDAQLWRLTAVHPGGALYHLENAASGKRLDVTGASSDNGVLIQQWSANAFGAQEWLLEHHDDAPGTYTITSFISGKPLTAAPAPDPAVRQWEDIDSPTQWWRLERQG from the coding sequence GTGACTGACACCGCGATCACGGACGGCCTCTACCGGGTCCGCAACGTCGCCAGCGGGCTCCTGCTCGGAGTCGCCGACGGCAGCCGCCGCAGCGGCGCCCGCATCCACCACGGCGAGGACACCGGCACCGACGCCCAGCTCTGGCGCCTCACCGCCGTCCACCCCGGCGGCGCCCTCTACCACCTGGAGAACGCCGCCAGCGGCAAGCGCCTCGACGTCACCGGGGCCTCCTCCGACAACGGCGTCCTCATCCAGCAGTGGTCGGCCAACGCCTTCGGCGCCCAGGAATGGCTCCTCGAACACCACGACGACGCCCCGGGCACGTACACCATCACCAGCTTCATCAGCGGCAAGCCGCTGACCGCCGCCCCGGCCCCCGACCCTGCCGTCCGGCAGTGGGAGGACATCGACTCCCCCACGCAGTGGTGGCGGCTGGAGCGCCAGGGGTAG
- a CDS encoding DNA glycosylase AlkZ-like family protein yields the protein MEHSPEISPEKLRAWWSHRQWLDRPHTGASAAEVLAATGWARSVGGAAPYLGLFARAGLGRAAVDAAVARLEVHELPTARGCTYVLPAADFALGLAVGAAAPAGELAAAEKHLGVGRDEVEKLCLAIERVLSDVEPLDPTSIREAVGDAVRPLGEAGKKRGVSTTLPLALGLMQSRGRIRRVPVNGRLDQQRYGYVGWDQPVSGDAADFARRYFSWAGPATLKHFRWFSGFTAATARRAVAEAGMVPPAPGSEFLLPPELVDEFAEFTVPAEPRYTLLAGIDGIHLLHRDLPRLLDPADAERPLPAGRVGRPFGGEADPQTHVVLDRGRIVGLWEYDTERAEIVHQSFVPPDDALREALRRTEAFVRDELGDARGFSLDSPKSRAPKIAVLRAAAGIPGIPRTAG from the coding sequence ATGGAGCACAGTCCGGAGATCAGCCCCGAGAAGCTGCGGGCCTGGTGGTCGCACCGCCAGTGGCTGGACCGCCCGCACACCGGCGCGTCGGCCGCCGAGGTGCTGGCCGCCACCGGGTGGGCCCGCTCGGTGGGTGGCGCGGCGCCGTATCTGGGCCTGTTCGCCCGGGCCGGGCTGGGCCGGGCGGCGGTGGACGCGGCGGTGGCGCGGCTGGAGGTGCACGAGTTGCCGACGGCGCGCGGCTGCACGTACGTCCTGCCGGCGGCCGACTTCGCGCTGGGGCTGGCGGTCGGCGCGGCCGCCCCGGCGGGTGAACTGGCCGCCGCGGAGAAGCATCTGGGGGTCGGCCGGGACGAGGTGGAGAAGCTCTGCCTGGCGATCGAGCGGGTGCTGTCGGACGTGGAGCCGCTGGATCCGACGTCGATCAGGGAGGCGGTCGGGGACGCCGTCCGGCCGCTCGGCGAGGCGGGGAAGAAACGCGGCGTCTCGACGACGCTGCCGCTGGCCCTCGGACTGATGCAGTCGCGCGGGCGGATCCGCCGGGTGCCCGTCAACGGCCGTCTGGACCAGCAGCGTTACGGCTACGTGGGGTGGGACCAGCCCGTCTCCGGGGATGCCGCGGACTTCGCCCGCCGCTACTTCTCCTGGGCCGGTCCGGCCACGCTGAAGCACTTCCGCTGGTTCTCGGGGTTCACCGCGGCCACCGCCCGGCGGGCCGTCGCCGAGGCCGGGATGGTGCCGCCGGCGCCCGGCTCCGAGTTCCTCCTCCCACCCGAACTCGTCGACGAGTTCGCGGAGTTCACCGTGCCGGCCGAACCGCGCTACACGCTGCTCGCCGGCATCGACGGCATCCATCTGCTGCACCGCGACCTCCCCCGGCTGCTCGACCCGGCCGACGCCGAGCGCCCGCTGCCCGCCGGCCGGGTCGGCCGCCCGTTCGGCGGCGAGGCCGACCCGCAGACCCATGTGGTGCTCGACCGGGGCCGGATCGTCGGGCTGTGGGAGTACGACACCGAGCGGGCGGAGATCGTCCACCAGTCCTTCGTGCCGCCCGACGACGCGCTGCGCGAGGCTCTGCGGCGGACGGAGGCGTTCGTCCGGGACGAGCTCGGCGACGCCCGCGGGTTCAGCCTCGACTCGCCGAAGAGCCGCGCGCCGAAGATCGCGGTGCTGAGAGCGGCGGCCGGCATCCCCGGAATCCCCCGCACAGCCGGCTGA
- a CDS encoding ABC transporter permease: MNASRTLRAGLHRGGMEIRHILRSKREWFSHLSLPMIFLVFAGFTDHPVPGTTVPAAQLVIAGGLASLVSLTGITTLAQILASEREDGTLLRMRGTPGGMLAYLLGKVCVVALVVGVGAAVLLVGGALFVGSSLPGSVQQWATLLWVLGLGLVGASALGAAVGAVLPNPREALAVVMIPLYGLVAISGVFFPTTVMPHVLQRTADVFPIKWMAQGVRSAIMPDDAAVAEAAGGWQHLATFGVLSAWCVLGLALAPRLLFRMARKESGSRLSDRRQRSTVAPVR, translated from the coding sequence GTGAACGCATCCCGCACGCTCCGGGCCGGGCTGCACCGGGGCGGCATGGAGATCCGGCACATCCTGCGCAGCAAGCGGGAGTGGTTCTCCCACCTGTCGCTTCCGATGATCTTCCTGGTGTTCGCCGGGTTCACCGACCACCCCGTCCCCGGCACCACCGTGCCGGCCGCGCAGCTGGTGATCGCCGGCGGACTGGCGTCGCTGGTCTCGCTGACCGGGATCACCACGCTCGCGCAGATCCTCGCCTCGGAGCGGGAGGACGGCACCCTGCTGCGCATGCGTGGCACGCCCGGCGGAATGCTCGCCTACCTGCTGGGCAAGGTCTGCGTGGTCGCCCTCGTCGTCGGGGTCGGCGCCGCCGTCCTGCTGGTCGGCGGCGCGCTGTTCGTCGGCTCGTCGCTGCCGGGGTCCGTCCAGCAGTGGGCCACCCTGCTCTGGGTCCTGGGTCTCGGGCTGGTCGGGGCCAGCGCGCTGGGCGCCGCGGTGGGCGCCGTACTGCCCAACCCGCGGGAGGCGCTCGCCGTCGTCATGATCCCGCTGTACGGGCTGGTCGCCATCTCCGGGGTGTTCTTCCCGACCACCGTGATGCCGCACGTGCTCCAGCGGACCGCCGACGTCTTCCCGATCAAGTGGATGGCCCAGGGCGTCCGTTCGGCGATCATGCCGGACGACGCGGCGGTCGCCGAGGCCGCTGGCGGCTGGCAGCACCTGGCGACCTTCGGGGTGCTCTCCGCCTGGTGCGTGCTCGGGCTGGCCCTCGCACCCCGCCTGCTGTTCAGGATGGCCCGGAAGGAGTCCGGCAGCCGGCTCTCCGACCGGCGCCAGCGCTCGACCGTGGCCCCCGTCCGCTGA
- a CDS encoding nucleotidyltransferase domain-containing protein, which translates to MRYRPFDRTVDARPRHREEHAMLSVPGTVLLAGIVGSTAYGFAHAGSDIDRLGLFATPTEELHGLHRPAESHVGTAPDVTLHEAAKWCRLALSCNPTASELVWLPDDLYETRTPLGAELIAIRTSFLSAPAVRNSYLGYADQQFRKLLTRDTTDPATRRRAAKHARHLVRLVEQAVRLHETGTNVVRLPDPDRIRDLGERIADDPATAEPLLTAAADRLTRPGILPATPDPRPAEAWLRRVRAAHYTPPPTPARPPNPLADPRAPPGRIAVALPTRGPGPRATSSIGRAADF; encoded by the coding sequence ATGCGGTACCGGCCGTTCGACCGCACCGTCGACGCTCGACCACGCCATCGAGAGGAGCACGCCATGCTTTCCGTCCCCGGTACCGTCCTGCTCGCCGGCATCGTCGGCTCGACCGCGTACGGCTTCGCCCACGCCGGCTCCGACATCGACCGGCTCGGCCTGTTCGCGACCCCCACCGAGGAGTTGCACGGCCTGCACCGCCCCGCCGAGTCGCACGTCGGCACCGCGCCGGACGTCACCCTGCACGAGGCCGCCAAGTGGTGCCGCCTCGCGCTCTCCTGCAACCCCACCGCGTCCGAACTCGTCTGGCTGCCCGACGACCTGTACGAGACCCGCACCCCGCTCGGCGCCGAACTCATCGCGATCCGCACCAGCTTCCTGAGCGCGCCCGCCGTCCGGAACTCCTATCTCGGCTACGCCGACCAGCAGTTCCGCAAACTGCTGACCCGCGACACCACCGACCCCGCCACCCGCCGCCGGGCCGCCAAGCACGCCCGCCACCTCGTCCGGCTCGTCGAACAGGCCGTCCGCCTCCACGAGACCGGCACCAACGTCGTCCGCCTCCCCGACCCCGACCGCATCCGCGACCTCGGCGAACGCATAGCCGACGACCCGGCCACCGCCGAACCCCTCCTCACCGCCGCCGCCGACCGCCTCACCCGCCCCGGCATCCTCCCCGCCACCCCCGACCCGCGCCCCGCCGAAGCCTGGCTCCGCCGCGTCCGCGCCGCCCACTACACCCCACCCCCCACCCCGGCGCGTCCCCCCAATCCACTGGCGGACCCGCGGGCCCCACCGGGTAGGATCGCAGTGGCCCTCCCCACACGGGGACCGGGGCCGCGGGCCACTAGCTCAATTGGCAGAGCTGCGGACTTTTAA
- a CDS encoding tyrosine-protein phosphatase, which produces MTDAFIDIPGVRNFRDAGGIGALRRGVLYRSGSFHTLTEEGARRLKALGLRTVIDLRSPFELEVWPDLWHCLDHETLNLPTLPANREDLDRPWPEDQAELYPFMAETAGPSLAATVRRLATPGALPAVVHCAVGKDRTGLTIAVLQSLLDASEADITAGFLLSNAGLGLLDGPTPYRDETGTERVSRPVYAALLASALAWIGTHHGSISGYLRAHGVTDEDLSALRTNLSA; this is translated from the coding sequence ATGACCGACGCCTTCATCGACATCCCCGGTGTCCGCAACTTCCGTGACGCCGGGGGCATCGGCGCCCTCCGCCGCGGCGTGCTCTACCGCTCCGGGTCCTTCCACACCCTCACCGAGGAGGGCGCCCGGCGGCTCAAGGCCCTCGGTCTGCGCACCGTGATCGACCTGCGCAGCCCGTTCGAGCTGGAGGTCTGGCCCGACCTGTGGCACTGCCTCGACCACGAGACCCTCAACCTGCCGACCCTCCCCGCCAACCGCGAGGACCTCGACCGCCCCTGGCCCGAGGACCAGGCCGAGCTCTACCCGTTCATGGCCGAGACCGCCGGGCCCTCCCTGGCCGCCACCGTCCGCCGCCTCGCCACGCCGGGCGCCCTCCCGGCCGTCGTCCACTGCGCCGTCGGCAAGGACCGCACCGGCCTCACCATCGCCGTCCTGCAGTCCCTCCTCGACGCCTCCGAGGCCGACATCACCGCCGGCTTCCTGCTCTCCAACGCCGGTCTCGGCCTCCTCGACGGCCCCACCCCGTACCGCGACGAGACCGGCACCGAGCGCGTCTCCCGCCCCGTGTACGCCGCCCTTCTCGCCTCCGCGCTCGCCTGGATCGGCACCCACCACGGCTCGATCTCCGGCTACCTCCGCGCCCACGGCGTCACCGACGAGGACCTCTCGGCCCTCCGGACCAACCTCTCCGCCTGA
- a CDS encoding flavoprotein, whose amino-acid sequence MADPVTGAAPRTAPPLATRRLLLVGTGSLGVASLPFWLNWLRLEHPDVDTKVVLTRTAERFVSRVTLSPILGKPVLQDAWPQEPETTALHVDLAQWAEGVVVYPASFHFIARLALGLADTPVMLALHCTRSPIVLAPALPPGGAESPAYLRHLNALERRPNIAVLPPQSGYSVTTGRMDASTAAPLPDALAALDRLASG is encoded by the coding sequence ATGGCTGATCCGGTCACCGGGGCAGCGCCCCGGACGGCGCCGCCCCTGGCCACCCGCCGGCTGCTGCTGGTCGGCACCGGCTCGCTGGGCGTGGCCTCGCTACCGTTCTGGCTCAACTGGCTACGGCTCGAACACCCGGACGTCGACACCAAGGTGGTCCTCACCCGCACCGCCGAGCGCTTCGTCAGCCGGGTGACGCTGTCGCCGATCCTGGGTAAGCCAGTGCTTCAGGACGCCTGGCCGCAGGAGCCCGAAACCACCGCCCTGCACGTGGACCTCGCCCAGTGGGCGGAGGGCGTCGTGGTCTACCCGGCGAGCTTCCACTTCATCGCCCGGCTGGCGCTCGGGCTCGCGGACACCCCCGTCATGCTCGCCCTCCACTGCACCCGCTCCCCCATCGTGCTGGCCCCGGCGCTGCCGCCGGGCGGCGCCGAATCGCCCGCCTACCTCCGGCATCTCAACGCCCTGGAACGGCGGCCCAACATCGCCGTGCTGCCGCCGCAGTCGGGGTACAGCGTCACGACGGGCCGGATGGACGCGTCCACCGCGGCGCCGCTGCCGGACGCCCTCGCCGCGCTCGACCGGCTGGCCTCGGGGTGA
- a CDS encoding response regulator produces the protein MIGPPPRIRLLLADHDRRIRELRTKLLALLPEGDIEVVAQAATGPQALAMAIAHRPDVVVADLDLPGLDGIRVAEALGSLLPNSRAVLVTARADATGLTGALAAGVSAFLPKAVSVTELAAVVRAAPAGRCHVDPGLLGDAISTAGEAALAGELGHPGTALRAEPSVRDETGMEKARSESF, from the coding sequence GTGATCGGCCCGCCACCGCGGATCCGCCTGCTGCTGGCCGACCACGACCGGCGGATCCGCGAGCTCCGGACGAAGCTGCTCGCACTGCTGCCGGAGGGCGACATCGAGGTGGTGGCGCAGGCCGCCACCGGCCCGCAGGCCCTGGCGATGGCCATCGCGCACCGCCCCGACGTCGTGGTCGCGGACCTGGACCTCCCCGGACTCGACGGCATCCGGGTCGCCGAGGCGCTCGGCAGCCTGCTGCCGAACAGCCGCGCGGTGCTGGTCACCGCCCGGGCCGACGCGACCGGGCTCACCGGCGCCCTGGCCGCCGGCGTGAGCGCCTTCCTGCCGAAGGCCGTCTCGGTCACCGAACTCGCCGCGGTCGTCCGGGCCGCACCGGCCGGTCGGTGCCACGTCGACCCCGGGCTGCTCGGCGACGCGATCAGCACGGCCGGGGAAGCGGCTCTTGCCGGAGAACTGGGCCACCCCGGCACGGCATTGAGGGCAGAACCTTCCGTGCGGGATGAAACGGGAATGGAAAAGGCCAGGTCAGAGAGTTTCTGA
- a CDS encoding SDR family oxidoreductase: MSTAPPEVLLVTGAGRGIGAATALLAGRRGYHVCVNYRADEASAAAVVATIRAEGGTAIAVRADVSRTADVERLFATVDAELGLLTGLVNNAGTLERQCRLEDLDEDRLTRIWAANITGPFLCAKQAVRRMSTRHGGRGGAIVNVSSAASRLGSPNEYVDYAAAKGAVDSMTRGLALEVAAEGIRVNAVRPGLIHTGIHALGGEPGRVDRVAPGLPMRRGGRPEEVAESILFLLSPAASYTTGAFLDVSGGR; this comes from the coding sequence ATGTCGACCGCTCCTCCCGAGGTCCTGCTCGTCACCGGCGCCGGCCGCGGCATCGGTGCCGCCACCGCCCTGCTCGCCGGACGGCGCGGCTACCACGTCTGCGTCAACTACCGTGCGGACGAGGCCTCCGCCGCCGCCGTCGTGGCCACCATCCGCGCCGAGGGCGGCACCGCGATCGCCGTCCGGGCCGACGTCTCCCGCACCGCCGACGTGGAGCGGCTGTTCGCCACGGTGGACGCCGAACTCGGGCTGCTCACGGGCCTGGTGAACAACGCCGGCACACTGGAGAGGCAGTGCCGGCTGGAGGACCTCGACGAGGACCGGCTGACCCGGATCTGGGCCGCCAACATCACCGGCCCGTTCCTCTGCGCGAAGCAGGCCGTCCGGCGGATGTCCACCCGGCACGGCGGGCGCGGCGGCGCCATCGTCAACGTCTCCTCGGCCGCCTCCCGGCTCGGCTCGCCGAACGAGTACGTCGACTACGCGGCCGCGAAGGGCGCCGTCGACTCGATGACCCGCGGCCTGGCCCTGGAGGTCGCCGCCGAGGGCATCCGGGTCAACGCCGTCCGCCCGGGCCTGATCCACACCGGGATCCATGCGCTGGGCGGCGAGCCCGGCCGCGTCGACCGGGTCGCACCCGGCCTGCCGATGCGGCGCGGTGGGCGGCCCGAGGAGGTCGCCGAGTCGATCCTCTTCCTCCTCTCCCCCGCCGCCTCGTACACCACCGGGGCGTTCCTGGACGTCTCCGGCGGACGCTGA
- a CDS encoding LLM class flavin-dependent oxidoreductase: MFAHDTDSSATHRTAVVYPLQPSSIHQVVPLARFAERRAARRLWIGQSLTVESHQVFAALAGMGLRLPCATGVALAPLRHPYHAAVEARSVATLTGEPFVAGIGLGAPEFQRMVMREPYPSPRTAALEFATTMRALLSGQPVEHQGRYHDVHAKLQPFHAPPVEIGLGVLRPRMARTAGGVADVAITWMTPPDYVRDTLAPELAAGAAEAGTATPRIATVVHVALTRPGRDIEHVAFRGAGTHLGAAHYTDMLRKAGLAVDAADPKAGARALLQSGVFVTGTAQEIAEALQHYRHCGVDEVVLNPAGVMLTEGVHSAIADLEEIFDAEGAVTHG; the protein is encoded by the coding sequence GTGTTCGCGCACGACACCGACTCGTCGGCCACCCATCGGACCGCCGTGGTCTACCCGCTCCAGCCCTCGTCGATCCATCAGGTCGTCCCGCTCGCCCGCTTCGCCGAACGCCGGGCGGCCCGACGGCTGTGGATCGGCCAGTCGCTCACCGTGGAGAGCCACCAGGTGTTCGCCGCGCTGGCGGGCATGGGCCTGCGGCTGCCCTGCGCCACCGGCGTCGCCCTGGCACCGCTGCGGCACCCCTACCACGCGGCGGTCGAGGCCCGTTCGGTGGCGACGCTGACCGGGGAGCCGTTCGTGGCCGGAATCGGCCTCGGCGCACCGGAGTTCCAGCGGATGGTGATGCGCGAGCCGTATCCCAGCCCGCGCACCGCCGCACTGGAATTCGCCACGACCATGCGCGCCCTGCTGTCCGGGCAACCGGTCGAACACCAGGGCCGGTACCACGACGTCCACGCCAAGCTCCAGCCGTTCCACGCCCCGCCCGTCGAGATCGGCCTGGGCGTGCTGCGGCCGCGGATGGCGAGGACCGCGGGCGGGGTGGCCGACGTGGCGATCACCTGGATGACCCCGCCCGACTACGTCCGCGACACCCTGGCGCCCGAACTCGCCGCCGGCGCCGCGGAGGCGGGCACCGCCACGCCGCGGATCGCGACCGTGGTGCACGTCGCCCTCACCCGGCCGGGCCGCGACATCGAGCACGTCGCCTTCCGGGGCGCCGGCACGCACCTCGGGGCCGCCCACTACACCGACATGCTGCGCAAGGCCGGGCTGGCGGTGGACGCCGCGGACCCCAAGGCCGGGGCGCGCGCCCTGCTGCAGTCCGGGGTGTTCGTGACCGGCACCGCGCAGGAGATCGCCGAGGCCCTCCAGCACTACCGGCACTGCGGGGTGGACGAGGTCGTCCTCAACCCGGCGGGGGTGATGCTCACCGAGGGCGTGCACTCCGCGATCGCCGACCTGGAGGAGATCTTCGACGCCGAGGGGGCGGTCACCCATGGCTGA